In Eleutherodactylus coqui strain aEleCoq1 chromosome 4, aEleCoq1.hap1, whole genome shotgun sequence, the following are encoded in one genomic region:
- the LOC136624389 gene encoding oocyte zinc finger protein XlCOF7.1-like: MTFTIFISQLVKLEEDLIPIDATETHVRGYQPCKEGIPTDDPPDDDIRSLEEHLISSGFTVEDDGNIQDTHAEPAIIPDVPSALPSKHLSSDPFIEVPSSNSSQTSEQHNIYRRDVKEETVVSGKKSFSCSECGKCFTHKSHLVYHQRIHTGEKSFSCSECGKCFTLKSHLVYHQRIHTGEKPFSCSECGKCFTHKVGLVRHQRIHMGDKPFSCSECGKCFTMKLDLVGHQRIHTGEKPFSCSECGKCFTRKSHLAVHQRIHTGEKPFSCSVCGKCFTLKSPLVRHQRIHTGEKPFSCSECGKCFARKSSLVEHLKIHTGERRFSCSVCGKCFAQKSSLVEHLKIHTSERRFSCSVCGKCFAQKSSLVEHLKIHTGERRFSCSVCGKCFTKKLVLVGHQRIHTGEKPFSCAECGKCFTMKSNLVGHQRIHRGEKPFSCAECGKCFTMKLGLVRHQRIHTGEKPFSCAECGKCFTMKLGLVRHQRIHTGEKPFSCSECGKCFTSNTTLLTHQRTHTGKKSFQNVENVS; encoded by the exons atgacttttacaatatttatttcacagctggtgaaactggaggaagatctgatccctattgatgctacagagacacatgtgagggggtatcagccgtgtaaggaggggattcctacagatgaccccccag atgacgacatCAGGAGCTTAGAGGAACATTTGATATCTTCAGGTTTTACAGTGGAAGATGATGGTAACATACAAGATACACACGCagagcctgccattatcccagatgtaccctcagcccttcccagcaaacatCTGTCATCTGATCCTTTTATAGAGGTTCCATCTTCTAATTCATCACAGACTAGTGAGCAACATAACATTTACAGAAGAGATGTTAAAGAAGAAACTGTTGTCTCAGggaagaagtcattttcatgttcagaatgtgggaaatgttttacccacaaatcacatcttgtttatcatcagagaattcacacaggagagaagtcattttcatgttcggaatgtgggaaatgttttaccctgaaatcacatcttgtttatcatcaaagaattcacacaggagagaagccattttcatgttcagaatgtgggaaatgttttacccataaAGTaggtcttgttagacatcagagaattcacatgggggacaagccattttcatgttctgaatgtgggaaatgttttaccatgaAATTAGATCTTGttggacatcagagaattcacacaggagagaagccattttcatgttcagaatgtggtaaatgttttaccagaaaatcacatcttgctgttcatcagagaattcatacaggagagaagccattttcatgttctgtctgtgggaaatgttttaccctgaAATCacctcttgttagacatcagagaattcacacaggagagaagccattttcatgttcagaatgtgggaaatgttttgctcggAAATCATCCCTTGTTGAACATCTGAaaattcacactggtgagaggcGATTTTcgtgttctgtctgtgggaaatgttttgctcagAAATCATCCCTTGTTGAACATCTGAAAATTCACACTAGTGAGAGGCGATTTTcgtgttctgtctgtgggaaatgttttgctcagAAATCATCCCTTGTTGAACATCTGAaaattcacactggtgagaggcGATTTTcgtgttctgtctgtgggaaatgttttaccaagaAATTAGTTCTTGttggacatcagagaattcacacaggagagaagccattttcatgtgcagaatgtgggaaatgttttaccatgaaatcaaatcttgttggacatcagagaattcacagaggagagaagccattttcatgtgcagaatgtgggaaatgttttaccatgaaattaggtcttgttagacatcagagaattcacacaggagagaagccattttcatgtgcagaatgtgggaaatgttttaccatgaaattaggtcttgttagacatcagagaattcacacaggagagaagccattttcatgttcagaatgtgggaaatgttttacaagtaATACAACTCTTCTTacacatcaaagaactcacacagggaagaagtcaTTTCAGAATGTAGAAAATGTTTCTTga